From Achromobacter spanius, a single genomic window includes:
- a CDS encoding class II aldolase/adducin family protein, with protein MQEPTEARVRDELAALYRLVAHFRMTDLIDTHISARVPGTKHHFLINRYGVLFHEMRPQDLVKIDLDGNPVDPGDADSQLVNAAGFTIHSAVHAARHDLACVVHTHTADGIAVACQRDGLLPITQHALRFYNRLGYHDYQGIALDLEERESLVASLGRHKAMILRNHGLLAAGSSVAEAFVNIYYLERACQAQVKAQSAGAPLVFPSEAVCERTASQFERPTAPIYTQRVWTAARRLLEPDLETIE; from the coding sequence ATGCAAGAACCCACGGAAGCCCGCGTGCGCGACGAACTGGCGGCGCTGTACCGCCTTGTCGCGCACTTTCGCATGACCGATCTGATCGACACCCACATCAGCGCGCGGGTGCCGGGCACGAAGCACCATTTCCTCATCAACCGCTACGGCGTGCTGTTTCACGAAATGCGCCCGCAGGACCTGGTGAAGATCGACCTGGACGGCAATCCGGTCGATCCGGGCGATGCAGATAGTCAGCTGGTCAACGCGGCCGGCTTCACGATCCACTCGGCCGTGCATGCCGCGCGCCATGATCTGGCGTGCGTGGTGCATACGCATACCGCGGACGGCATCGCCGTGGCGTGCCAGCGCGATGGGTTGCTGCCGATCACGCAGCACGCGCTGCGCTTTTACAACCGGCTGGGCTATCACGACTACCAGGGCATCGCGCTGGACCTGGAAGAGCGCGAAAGCCTGGTCGCCAGCCTTGGCCGGCACAAGGCCATGATCCTGCGCAACCACGGCCTGCTCGCGGCCGGATCGTCGGTGGCGGAGGCCTTCGTCAACATCTATTACCTGGAGCGCGCCTGCCAGGCGCAGGTCAAGGCCCAATCGGCCGGCGCGCCGCTGGTATTCCCGTCGGAGGCGGTGTGCGAACGCACCGCGAGCCAGTTTGAACGGCCTACCGCCCCGATCTACACGCAGCGGGTATGGACCGCCGCGCGGCGCCTGCTGGAGCCGGACCTGGAGACAATCGAATGA
- a CDS encoding 2-hydroxyacid dehydrogenase has protein sequence MTRVALLSRSANLSYFQPLLQGLAPELDVAVWPDPRSLHADVAVCWNPPVGVYDDMPNLKLIHSIAAGVDNLLDGQRTRGLPVCRVVDPQLAQGMLQYVLWCVLTFHRKLDLALSNQRAARWSRPPQMPASQCRIGLMGLGELGGAIAAVLPGMGYPVNGWSRSPRDIDGVRVYAGEAAFDEFLANTDVLVCLVPLTDATRGILNRRTFDALPQGAAVVNCGRGEHLVAADLIDALERGQLRGAVLDVFAQEPLDAADPLWSTPGVIVTPHMATMPSPGTVAEQVVANIRRLGQGESLAHTVDLSRGY, from the coding sequence ATGACACGCGTTGCCTTGTTGAGCCGATCGGCCAATCTTTCCTACTTTCAACCGTTGTTGCAGGGGCTGGCGCCCGAGCTGGACGTCGCCGTGTGGCCTGACCCGCGCAGCCTGCACGCCGACGTGGCGGTCTGCTGGAATCCGCCCGTGGGCGTGTATGACGACATGCCAAACCTGAAGCTGATCCACAGCATTGCCGCTGGCGTAGACAACCTGCTGGACGGTCAGCGCACGCGCGGGCTGCCGGTCTGCCGTGTGGTTGATCCGCAATTGGCGCAAGGGATGCTGCAGTACGTGCTGTGGTGCGTGCTGACGTTTCACCGCAAGCTGGACCTGGCGCTGTCCAACCAGCGCGCCGCGCGCTGGAGCCGGCCGCCGCAGATGCCGGCATCGCAATGCCGGATCGGCCTGATGGGCCTGGGCGAGCTGGGCGGCGCCATTGCCGCCGTGCTGCCCGGGATGGGCTATCCGGTCAACGGCTGGTCGCGCTCGCCGCGCGATATCGACGGCGTGCGCGTCTATGCCGGCGAAGCGGCCTTCGACGAATTCCTGGCCAACACCGACGTGCTGGTGTGCCTGGTGCCGCTGACCGACGCCACCCGCGGCATCCTGAACCGCCGCACGTTCGACGCCTTGCCGCAAGGCGCGGCGGTGGTCAATTGCGGCCGGGGCGAACACCTGGTCGCGGCCGACCTGATCGACGCCCTGGAACGCGGACAGCTGCGCGGGGCCGTCCTTGACGTCTTCGCGCAGGAACCGCTGGATGCGGCCGATCCGTTGTGGTCGACGCCCGGCGTGATCGTCACCCCACACATGGCGACGATGCCGTCGCCCGGCACCGTGGCCGAGCAGGTCGTGGCCAACATCCGCCGGCTGGGGCAGGGCGAGTCCCTGGCCCATACCGTGGACCTGTCGCGCGGCTACTGA
- a CDS encoding FMN-binding negative transcriptional regulator — translation MYTPPAYAEADIGVLHAFMRAHSFATLVTVGAAGANATHLPFLLREDGGRGTLVTHLARANPQWRDLQDGAQALVLFQGPHAFISPSWYVNQQTFPTWNYTAVHARGTPRLIEAPEAIRAVLTETVARYDTPLGGEWRFPDMPETLTAPRLKAIAALEIPIAELEGKMKLNQDKSVADRVGVIRELERRGDAGSLAIAQLIRAQPDLAADNA, via the coding sequence ATGTATACCCCGCCGGCCTATGCCGAAGCCGATATCGGCGTCCTGCACGCGTTCATGCGCGCGCACAGTTTCGCCACCCTGGTGACCGTGGGCGCGGCGGGCGCGAACGCCACGCACCTGCCGTTCCTGCTGCGCGAGGACGGCGGGCGCGGAACGCTGGTCACCCACCTGGCGCGCGCCAATCCGCAGTGGCGCGACCTGCAGGACGGCGCGCAGGCGCTGGTGTTGTTCCAGGGCCCGCACGCGTTCATTTCGCCAAGCTGGTACGTGAATCAGCAGACCTTCCCGACGTGGAACTACACCGCCGTCCATGCGCGCGGCACGCCGCGCCTGATCGAAGCGCCCGAGGCCATCCGCGCGGTGCTGACGGAGACGGTGGCGCGCTACGACACGCCGCTGGGCGGCGAGTGGCGCTTTCCGGACATGCCCGAAACCCTGACCGCGCCGCGCCTGAAGGCGATCGCGGCGCTGGAGATTCCGATTGCCGAGCTGGAAGGAAAGATGAAGCTGAACCAGGACAAGTCGGTGGCCGACCGGGTGGGCGTGATCCGCGAGCTGGAGCGGCGGGGCGACGCGGGGAGCCTGGCGATTGCCCAACTGATTCGCGCCCAGCCCGATCTGGCGGCAGACAACGCCTGA
- a CDS encoding alpha/beta hydrolase fold domain-containing protein yields MHFEDPAFTIPTGTPAPLDPQIAEFLRRMAADASQYPRRDTLSIEQGRANAEKVRLPWAQGGPQMARTVEHQVATRHGAVRVRVYYPAQRRLPGAFMYIHGGGFVLFSIDTHDRVMREYAERAGVVVVGVDYTRAPEAKFPQPLEECVDVLRWVAASAGELDIDAGQIFVGGDSAGANLSMGTALTLRDEGVPLIKGLVLNYGGFGSNLFRNSVVRYGAGEYGLSLHMMIWFRGMHIRHGKDFFDPRVDILRADLKGLPPAWLVVTECDPLHDDSIELERKLRDAGVDVASKVYPGTAHSFLEAVSIAAVAGEAFDDTARWLHAKA; encoded by the coding sequence ATGCATTTCGAAGATCCCGCGTTCACCATTCCGACCGGCACGCCTGCGCCTCTGGACCCGCAGATCGCCGAATTCCTGCGGCGCATGGCGGCCGACGCGTCGCAGTATCCGCGCCGCGATACCCTGTCCATCGAACAGGGCCGCGCCAATGCCGAGAAGGTGCGCCTGCCGTGGGCCCAGGGCGGCCCGCAGATGGCGCGCACGGTGGAACATCAGGTGGCCACGCGCCACGGGGCCGTGCGCGTGCGGGTGTATTACCCCGCGCAGCGCCGGCTGCCGGGCGCCTTCATGTACATCCACGGCGGCGGCTTCGTGCTGTTCAGCATCGACACGCATGACCGCGTGATGCGCGAGTACGCCGAACGCGCCGGGGTCGTGGTCGTGGGCGTGGACTACACCCGCGCGCCCGAAGCCAAGTTCCCGCAGCCGCTGGAAGAGTGCGTGGACGTGCTGCGCTGGGTTGCCGCGTCGGCGGGCGAGCTGGATATCGACGCCGGCCAGATCTTCGTGGGCGGCGATTCGGCCGGCGCCAACCTGTCCATGGGCACGGCGCTGACGCTGCGCGATGAAGGCGTGCCGCTCATCAAGGGCCTGGTGCTGAACTACGGCGGCTTCGGCAGCAACCTGTTCCGCAATTCCGTCGTGCGCTACGGCGCCGGCGAGTACGGCCTGTCGCTGCACATGATGATCTGGTTCCGCGGTATGCACATCCGCCACGGCAAGGACTTCTTCGATCCGCGCGTGGACATTCTGCGCGCCGACCTGAAAGGCCTGCCGCCGGCGTGGCTGGTGGTCACCGAATGCGATCCGCTGCATGACGACAGCATCGAACTGGAGCGCAAGCTGCGCGACGCCGGCGTGGACGTCGCATCCAAGGTCTACCCCGGCACCGCGCACAGCTTCCTGGAGGCCGTCTCGATTGCCGCCGTGGCGGGCGAGGCCTTCGACGACACGGCGCGCTGGCTGCACGCCAAGGCCTAG
- a CDS encoding ABC transporter ATP-binding protein, giving the protein MSSHPILEIRDLKVSLPGAGDRRYAAEGIALTVSPREIVCIVGESGSGKSVTASAVMGLLPKNVLKLESGQILLSGRDITHASLAELRALRGDRMAMIFQEPMTALNPLMQVGDQIAEIFQFHGPSLSRREVDQRVLALLTDMRLPSPETLRHAFPHQLSGGQRQRVMIAMALALEPALIIADEPTTALDVTSQAQVLRLLHGLRERHDTGILFITHDFDVVAEIADRVIVMQHGRIVEAGAAADVLANPQHPYTRKLIDAVPKGKFGAGAPLAEGDPVISVENLGMRFVTSSLFRSKRREVNALDGVSLSLARGETLGIVGESGSGKTTLGRCLAHFARPTSGRIVMNGEDVSNLSRAAWRQWCKRIQMVFQDPYRSFNPRLTIEATLSEGPLNYGEDPARVQARMRDMLVLVSIDASALKRYPHEFSGGQRQRISIARALMMEPEILIADEAVSALDVSVQAQILDLLERIRAQLNLSMIFITHDLRVAARLCHRIAVMQRGRVMEIGPAEQIFTRPGSTYTQELLAAIPGKDGLGSRPAAGLALAGA; this is encoded by the coding sequence ATGTCCTCTCATCCCATTCTGGAAATCCGCGACCTGAAAGTCAGCCTGCCCGGCGCCGGCGACCGGCGTTATGCCGCCGAAGGTATCGCGCTGACCGTCAGCCCGCGCGAAATCGTGTGCATCGTCGGCGAATCCGGCTCGGGCAAGTCGGTCACGGCCAGCGCCGTGATGGGTCTGTTGCCCAAGAACGTGCTCAAGCTCGAAAGCGGGCAGATCCTGCTGTCGGGCCGCGACATCACGCATGCGTCCCTGGCCGAACTGCGCGCGCTGCGCGGCGACCGCATGGCCATGATCTTTCAGGAGCCCATGACGGCCCTGAACCCGCTGATGCAGGTGGGCGATCAGATCGCCGAGATCTTCCAGTTCCACGGCCCGTCGCTGTCGCGCCGCGAGGTCGACCAGCGCGTGCTGGCGCTGCTGACCGACATGCGGCTGCCGTCCCCCGAAACCCTGCGCCACGCTTTTCCGCACCAGTTGTCGGGCGGGCAGCGCCAGCGCGTGATGATCGCGATGGCGCTGGCGCTGGAGCCGGCGCTGATCATCGCCGACGAGCCGACCACCGCGCTGGACGTGACCTCGCAGGCCCAGGTGCTGCGCCTCTTGCACGGCCTGCGCGAGCGCCACGACACCGGCATTCTGTTCATCACGCACGACTTCGACGTGGTGGCCGAGATTGCCGACCGGGTGATCGTGATGCAGCACGGCCGCATCGTGGAGGCCGGCGCCGCCGCCGACGTGCTGGCCAACCCGCAGCATCCCTACACCCGCAAGCTGATCGACGCGGTGCCCAAGGGCAAGTTCGGCGCCGGTGCGCCACTGGCCGAGGGCGACCCTGTCATCTCGGTCGAGAACCTGGGCATGCGCTTCGTCACGTCCAGCCTGTTCCGGTCCAAGCGGCGCGAGGTCAATGCGCTGGACGGCGTGTCGCTGTCGCTGGCGCGCGGCGAAACGCTGGGCATCGTCGGCGAGTCCGGCTCGGGCAAGACGACGCTGGGCCGCTGCCTGGCGCACTTCGCGCGCCCCACGTCCGGCCGCATCGTCATGAACGGCGAGGACGTGTCGAACCTGTCGCGCGCGGCGTGGCGGCAGTGGTGCAAGCGCATCCAGATGGTGTTCCAGGATCCGTACCGGTCCTTCAACCCGCGCCTGACCATCGAGGCCACGCTGTCCGAGGGGCCGCTGAACTACGGCGAAGACCCGGCCCGCGTGCAGGCGCGGATGCGCGACATGCTGGTGCTGGTCAGCATCGATGCCAGCGCGCTCAAGCGCTATCCGCATGAATTTTCGGGCGGACAGCGCCAGCGGATTTCGATCGCGCGGGCGCTGATGATGGAGCCGGAGATCCTGATCGCGGACGAGGCGGTGTCGGCGCTGGACGTGTCGGTGCAGGCGCAGATCCTGGATCTGCTGGAGCGCATTCGCGCGCAGCTGAACCTGAGCATGATCTTCATCACCCACGACCTGCGCGTGGCCGCCCGGCTGTGCCATCGCATCGCCGTGATGCAGCGCGGCCGCGTCATGGAGATCGGCCCCGCCGAGCAGATCTTCACGCGGCCAGGCAGCACCTACACCCAGGAATTGCTGGCCGCCATTCCCGGCAAGGACGGATTGGGCAGCCGGCCCGCCGCCGGCCTGGCGTTGGCCGGCGCTTGA